The genomic region AATACAATCCGTATTGCAACCCGTGTGGAAATAAGCGTTGAAACCAGCATAGCGGTCAGCGCGGCGGGAATAAACGGGATAATGTCGAGCGCCTGTACGAGGGGCAATGCCTTTGTCGTAAAAAGTACGATAAGATACACGGCAAGCGAAATCAGCAGCAAAAAGACCTTCCGGCTTTCTTTTAACTGATCGCTGATTGTTTGCGGCGACAGCATAAAAACACCGATTATATAGAGGCACAGAATAAAGGCGGAAAGACCGAAAAATTTATTCAGATCAAGATAATTCCCCGCATCGGAATAGGCTTGCAGCTGCCGGTAATTTTCCGTAGTAATAATAAAGCCGCGCTTAATAATCTTTTGATTTTTTTGAATGGTTACGATAACCGGCTGCACCTGCTTCAGCGCTTCCTGTGCCCGCATTTCCGTTTCTTTTTCATCATAAATGACGGTCGGCTGCAAAAACGGCCGAATGAGCGCAGCCGTAATATCGATATCGAGACTTGCATCGAGCGACCGTATTGCGTTTTTAATGTATGAATCCAGACTCTCTTTTTTGATAACTGCAGTTCTCTGAATGTTAGTATATTCTCGGTTATTTCCTCGCCGCATCACCAGCGTGATTTCGGCTTGATTGAAACCTTCGAGCCCTTTTTCGGGAAATTCCGCAATACCGACCGCCATCATCTGTTTAACGATTGCCTGAGCAGCGGCTAGGATGCCGCCAAATTGTTTTGACTTTTTTAAATTTTTCAAAATCTGCACATCGAATAGCCCCGGATATTGTTCCTGCACACGCGCGTCAAAGGTTGCCTCCGCATCGTTATGCAAAGCGAGCATAAACGAAACAAACTCATCATATTTTTTGAGCGTCTCGGATACAAGCTCCGTATCCTGCATAAAGATAGGGGCAATTGTCTGTAAGCGGGCAGCTTTTCTGATCTCTGTCGCCGCTTGATCCGTATAAGAAATATCCCGACCCGCAACTACATCGCGCTCGGCTACCCGTCCCACAGGAAATTCATCAAGGTTGAAATAGGCAAGACCGCCGCGGTCAAGCGTCGTAAACAGCATCGCTGCGATAACGATAAAAAAACTTACAATAAAGAGAATAAAAACAACTTTTTCAGCGCAAAAGCTGTCTTTCATCTTACGGAAAAAGCCCGCTACGGGCGGCAAAATAACCGATTTAATATATCCTGAATTGTTTTCGCCTTTCATTCGATGGCTCCGCTATTATCCGCAAGGATTGCATTATTCTTTAAAAATACGGTGTTATTGTTTTTCATACGCATTAATAATCTTTTGTACGAGAGAGTGGCGGACTACTTCATCCGCAGAAAATTCAACGGTTCCGATCCCGTCAATAGTACGGATTAAAGAAACGGCATGGACAAGCCCCGATTCCGATCTTCCGCGGATATCCGATTGGGACGGGTCTCCGGTAATAATCAATTTTGAACCTTCGCCCATCCGCGTTAAAAACATCTTCATCTGTTCTTTTGTGGTATTCTGCGCTTCATCCAAAATCACAACGGCATTGTGGAGTGTCCGTCCGCGCATATAGGCAAGCGGCGCTACTTCGATGGTATTGGACTCTTCCATACCGCGCAGTACATCGGCGGGCAGCAATGTTTCCATAATATCGAACAGCGGGCGCAGATAGGGATTTATTTTTTGGACAAGATCGCCGGGTAAAAAGCCGAGGCTCTCTCCGGCTTCCACCACCGGACGGGTTAAAATCAATTTACGTACCGTATGGGACAGCAACATTTTTAACGCAAGCGCCACTGCAATATAGGTTTTTCCCGTACCGGCGGGACCGAGCCCGAATGTTATATCGTTTGCATAGATGGAATCGATCAGCGCCGCCTGTTTCCTGTTCTTAGGATAAACCGATTTTATGCCGCGTGGAATATGGATACACTGCGGGCAAAGAGCCCCCTGTTGCGGCGCACTGTTGGCGACGCAGGAGGCAATAAAATCGGCCGAACCGTCCGATGTAATTTCGGGGCTTTCCAAAAGAGTGTCAATGAGTTTTTGAAACCTTTTGCAAATCGCTTGATCGGAAGTTACAACCGTTACTTCGTTCCCCCTGCAGATAACGGGAACACCCAAATACGTTTCAAAAATATGCAAATTCTCATCATTCGCGCCGCATAGCGAAGACAGCACCGTTTGATCTTCCAACACGATTGTATATGAGGTATCCAAAAACACTCCTCTCTAACTTTTCAAATGTAACAACAGGATACTCACTGCAAGGTTATTCCCGTTTTCCGAGTTCTTTATCCAAAATAAGAAGCCCGGCATTGCCGTTGATATGTTTGAAGACATCGAGGATATTGCGATCGTTCTCCTCTTCTTCCACCTGCTCATTGATGAACCACTGCAGGAATACTTGAGTTTTATAGTCCTTTTCCGCAAGCGCAAGTTCATACAAGCTGTTAATCGAAGCCGTTACAAACTGTTCATGCTTGAGCACATCCTGAATAACTTCTACAGGATGCTTTGCGTAATGTACCGGAGCTTCTTCAATCGGTTTTAATACGGGCTTTGCATCAACTGAAAAGAGATAGTCATATATCCTCATCGCATGCCCTTGTTCTTCAAGCGCCTGCACCCGCATCCACTTGGCAAAGCCTTTAAGCCCTTCCGATTCAAAATGGGCTGCCATGCCGAGATACAAATAAGCAGAATAGAATTCTTTATTGATCTGCTCGTTTAACGCATCTTCCAATTTCTTGCTAATCATAGTTTGTCCCCTTCTATCCGGCGTTAGGTATTTTAGATATATATTCCCGCATCCGGCTATAATGGAATAAGTCTACAATGAAGATAGGGGATAGTCAAGAACCGCATCCGACTACGGATAAGGCTTATATTCATTGACGATGCTGATCTGCGTAGATACCGAACGCCCCTGCGCCAAGCCTTCGGCTATTTTAATCGCTCTATCGATACACGCAACGGAGTCTGCAACCCCATGCAGTATAATCTGCGTATCGGATACTTCCGCATCCAAAAAATAAATGGGCAGCTCTTCTTTAAAAGCGATCACATTGACAATCCGCTGCCCCAATAACAGTTCGGCAATGCGCTTGAGTCCTTCTTGTTCTTCCGCTGGTAAAATAGCTTCCTTGCAAGCATGCGTGATAATACTCGCGGCAAGCGGCGCCGTAGCAAAATCGGTGTTGATAACGAGGTGATAATGAGTAGGATCTTCCGGTTTCATATCAAAAAAACATCTGTGAAAGCCTTCGCGGTTGGCATCGCTCTCCGCCATCAGAGCGCGGGCTTTTTTTTCGGACCAATCGAACTCCTTCATTAACCGCCCGATTCGCACATCATCGGAAGCTACCAGCCGCACCGCATAGCAGCCGGGGATGCCGCGCAGTAATGCAAAACCGCCGCGCCCGATAAAGATGCTGTTTCCTTTCAGCGCATATCCGTAAACGATCTCCCGTAAATAATCAAAATAAGAATCTCGGTTGCGGGAAAGCGATGCCCAAAAGCCGGGTTTTCGTTCGTCATAGTGAGCAAGGCTCTCTTTCGAAATTCCCTTGTCAAGCAGATCTTTCTCTAGGTCTTTTTTATCGATAAACTCATAGCCGAGCGATTTTGCCAACTCTAAAGCCGTTTCATCGCCGTAAGAAGCTATTTGCCGTGAAATAGTGATAATTGCCATAAAGCCTCCTCTTCTATAGAATAAGGCTAAATACTCATTATGTCAAAGGAAGGTTCTCTTTTTATGCAAAAAAATTCTAATCTTTCATGGAAGCCCATCGCTGCAAAAGAAATATGCACCACACGGGTATTTACCGTTAACGAAATCACCAGTCTTTCGCCTGACAACGAAACAAAGACATTTTCTACATTGTCCGCACCGGAATGGGTTATCGTTATTCCCCGCATTACCGATGCAAACGGTCGGCATTATTTTTTGATGGTAAAACAATGGCGGCATGGATCGGCGCACCTGTCGATCGAATTTCCCGGCGGCGTAGTCGACGAGGGGGAAACGCCGGAGCAGGCGGCACGGCGGGAGCTGCTGGAAGAACCGGGGAAAACGGAACAGAACTTAACGCTGCTCGGTGAGGTATATCCCAACCCTGCGATTATGGGAAATAAAAGCCATATTTATTTTGCAGATTGTGAGGCAAATACGCAGGCGCAGCATCTTGATGAAGATGAATTTTTAGAAGCCGAGGCGGTACCCGTTGAAGAAGTGTTAAACAAGATGGGAACGGACCCCTACGACCATGCGCTTATGTGCACTGCGCTCTTTTTTTATTTACGGGAAGTTGCTAAAGACGTCAAATGTTAGAAACAACAGACATTTTTGTAAGCGATCCTGTGCGGCTGGAGATTTTGAAATTTATCGAAAAAAGTATTTGCAAAAAATATAAAGTTGTTGTAATATGGGCGAATATCTCTAAAAGTTTCAGCTTTTAGAGGTGCCTAAACCATATTCATTCTGATCCGGATCTAAATTGGGTCAGTAAGAATAAAAATATTTTGTAAAAAGTATTTAATGTCTTTTGTAAAAAAAGAGGTCTTAACAAAATGAAAAATGTTTATACTCACCCGCCAATTGATTAATAATTGTCAATTCATAATCAACAACCCCGACGCAGAGCATCGGGGTACAGTGCTCAACGTTTCGCACTGTGTGCGTAATCCGGCACGGATGCCGGTGCTTCCAAACAGAAACGAGTTTTTTGCTTTGTAAAAAACTCGCAGTCAAAAACATACACGGATGTATATTTTTGACGAGGTGGTTGCAGTCGGCTTTAATACCCTTTGTTACGACGCAAGGGTCGGGTATTAAACCCTCCGCACGAATCAAAAATAAGATACGGAAACCACCTTTTTCTAATTGATAATCAACACATACAACGATAATTCATGATTTTTAATTATGAATTATATGGAGGTTCACAATGAAAAAACGTTTTTCTCTTCGCTATAAGCTCATGATTATTTTCGGTGCGTTAATTGCAGCAGCTTCTTTGGCTGAAATCATACTTGCCGTACATACGGCTCGTCTGGCTGTAACCAAAGGGATCGAAGATCATCTTATCGATAAAGCATCCGATACAGCTGGAATTATCGACAAGCAAGTTACCGCTTTTTGGCAATTATTTGAAGGTCTCGCTCGTACACCGATATTGCGGGATCCCGCTGTTTCGTATCAAGAAAAAACGGCATTTTTGGCAAAAGAAGCTGCATTCAACGATAATATTCACAGAATGGATTTATGCGACATGAGCGGCCGACGCCATACAAACACGGGGAAAATAATCGATGTTTCCGACAGAGCTTATTTCCAAGTTGCTGCACAAGGTAAACCATTTGTCGAAGAACCGGTTATATCCCGTTTGGATGAAGAACTGGTATTTGTATTTACAGTTCCCATCTATGACGATAACCGGACGGTGGTCGGCGTTCTTCTCGCAACGGTAAAAGCCGGTGTACTGTCAAACCAAATAAATGATATTACCATCGGTAAAAACGGTTACTGTTGTATACTCGGCACTACGGGAAACA from Treponema vincentii harbors:
- a CDS encoding HD family phosphohydrolase; this translates as MKGENNSGYIKSVILPPVAGFFRKMKDSFCAEKVVFILFIVSFFIVIAAMLFTTLDRGGLAYFNLDEFPVGRVAERDVVAGRDISYTDQAATEIRKAARLQTIAPIFMQDTELVSETLKKYDEFVSFMLALHNDAEATFDARVQEQYPGLFDVQILKNLKKSKQFGGILAAAQAIVKQMMAVGIAEFPEKGLEGFNQAEITLVMRRGNNREYTNIQRTAVIKKESLDSYIKNAIRSLDASLDIDITAALIRPFLQPTVIYDEKETEMRAQEALKQVQPVIVTIQKNQKIIKRGFIITTENYRQLQAYSDAGNYLDLNKFFGLSAFILCLYIIGVFMLSPQTISDQLKESRKVFLLLISLAVYLIVLFTTKALPLVQALDIIPFIPAALTAMLVSTLISTRVAIRIVFLVMLIVLTATGFKLEPALFALFSGLSAVSLMKLTGRRMDLIKTACQLAVIHPIITFVLCTVFPNSYGDFVFVLLGSVINGFISGIFVLGFLPILEDRLNTPTCFRLMELSDLNSPTMKQLLLTASGTYNHTMMVATLAEAACREIGADALLARVGAYYHDIGKMANSEYFVENQTSYNKHLDLNPRLSAAIIRSHVKIGVEKAESMRLPREVIDIIGQHHGNSLVQYFYAKAKELDPNVSPKDFSYPGPPPRTKEAAVVMLADVSEAACRTLDHPSVPRLEKFIAKLVKAKMESGQLDNCDLTLRELHIIQESFVTTLAGYYHSRIKYPNQKDPDEKDGTTGNTSDEKAAPQDTSPEKTPDEKSAQPEMPLEKSISPDVKNYLQIDLGLTASENADGKESKEE
- a CDS encoding AAA family ATPase codes for the protein MAIITISRQIASYGDETALELAKSLGYEFIDKKDLEKDLLDKGISKESLAHYDERKPGFWASLSRNRDSYFDYLREIVYGYALKGNSIFIGRGGFALLRGIPGCYAVRLVASDDVRIGRLMKEFDWSEKKARALMAESDANREGFHRCFFDMKPEDPTHYHLVINTDFATAPLAASIITHACKEAILPAEEQEGLKRIAELLLGQRIVNVIAFKEELPIYFLDAEVSDTQIILHGVADSVACIDRAIKIAEGLAQGRSVSTQISIVNEYKPYP
- a CDS encoding ferritin — its product is MISKKLEDALNEQINKEFYSAYLYLGMAAHFESEGLKGFAKWMRVQALEEQGHAMRIYDYLFSVDAKPVLKPIEEAPVHYAKHPVEVIQDVLKHEQFVTASINSLYELALAEKDYKTQVFLQWFINEQVEEEENDRNILDVFKHINGNAGLLILDKELGKRE
- a CDS encoding NUDIX hydrolase, giving the protein MQKNSNLSWKPIAAKEICTTRVFTVNEITSLSPDNETKTFSTLSAPEWVIVIPRITDANGRHYFLMVKQWRHGSAHLSIEFPGGVVDEGETPEQAARRELLEEPGKTEQNLTLLGEVYPNPAIMGNKSHIYFADCEANTQAQHLDEDEFLEAEAVPVEEVLNKMGTDPYDHALMCTALFFYLREVAKDVKC
- a CDS encoding PhoH family protein — its product is MDTSYTIVLEDQTVLSSLCGANDENLHIFETYLGVPVICRGNEVTVVTSDQAICKRFQKLIDTLLESPEITSDGSADFIASCVANSAPQQGALCPQCIHIPRGIKSVYPKNRKQAALIDSIYANDITFGLGPAGTGKTYIAVALALKMLLSHTVRKLILTRPVVEAGESLGFLPGDLVQKINPYLRPLFDIMETLLPADVLRGMEESNTIEVAPLAYMRGRTLHNAVVILDEAQNTTKEQMKMFLTRMGEGSKLIITGDPSQSDIRGRSESGLVHAVSLIRTIDGIGTVEFSADEVVRHSLVQKIINAYEKQ